In Actinomycetota bacterium, a single window of DNA contains:
- the thiC gene encoding phosphomethylpyrimidine synthase ThiC, with protein MKTQLELARDGHISEEMRKVAHVEGIDVEILRQRIAKGTVIIVGGLRQDSRPVGIGYGLSSKVNASIGTSTEIADLDLELRKAAVALESGADTLMELSVGGDLDAIRRAIIEATPLPVGTVPLYQAFCEATERYGDPNKLTEELLFDVLERQCADGVAFMAVHCGINLYTIERLKRQGYRHGGLVSKGGATMVGWMLANEKDNPFYERFDKVVEILKKYDTVLSLGNGLRAGAIADSLDRAQIQELLINCELAEAAREMDCQVMVEGPGHVPLDEVEASIILEKKMSGGAPYYMLGPLVTDVGAGYDHITAAIGIAMSSRYGADLLCYITPAEHLGLPNEEDVRIGVKAAKVAAHAGDIVKLRGRVAERDLDMSRARRDLDWERQFSHALFGQDARAMRDDRSPGAEHNCTMCGKFCALANANRHFM; from the coding sequence TCGGCGGCTTGCGACAGGACTCGCGGCCGGTAGGCATTGGATACGGCCTGAGCAGCAAGGTCAACGCAAGCATCGGCACCTCGACCGAGATAGCCGACCTCGACCTCGAGCTTCGAAAGGCCGCGGTCGCGCTCGAGAGCGGCGCGGACACGCTCATGGAGCTGAGCGTCGGTGGCGACCTCGACGCGATACGGCGCGCAATCATCGAGGCGACACCGCTGCCGGTCGGCACGGTCCCGCTCTACCAGGCCTTCTGTGAGGCGACCGAGCGCTATGGCGACCCCAACAAACTCACCGAGGAACTCCTTTTTGACGTGCTCGAGCGCCAGTGCGCCGACGGTGTGGCCTTTATGGCCGTCCATTGCGGCATCAACCTCTACACGATAGAGCGCCTCAAGCGGCAGGGGTACCGTCACGGGGGCCTCGTCTCAAAAGGCGGCGCGACGATGGTCGGCTGGATGCTCGCCAACGAGAAAGACAACCCATTCTACGAGAGATTCGATAAGGTCGTCGAGATACTGAAGAAATACGATACGGTCTTAAGCCTCGGCAACGGCCTGCGCGCCGGCGCGATCGCCGACTCACTCGACCGCGCGCAAATTCAGGAGCTGCTCATCAACTGCGAGCTGGCGGAGGCCGCCCGCGAGATGGACTGTCAGGTGATGGTCGAGGGCCCCGGCCACGTTCCGCTCGACGAAGTAGAAGCGAGCATCATCCTCGAGAAGAAGATGTCGGGAGGCGCGCCCTACTACATGCTCGGGCCGCTCGTCACCGATGTCGGCGCGGGCTACGACCACATAACGGCGGCGATCGGCATCGCCATGTCGAGCCGCTACGGGGCCGACCTTCTCTGCTACATCACCCCCGCCGAGCACCTGGGGCTTCCCAACGAGGAGGACGTGCGCATCGGGGTCAAGGCCGCCAAAGTTGCGGCCCACGCCGGTGATATCGTGAAGCTGCGCGGCAGGGTGGCCGAGCGCGACCTCGATATGTCGCGCGCCCGTCGCGACCTCGACTGGGAGAGACAATTCTCGCACGCGCTCTTCGGCCAGGACGCACGGGCGATGCGCGACGACCGCAGCCCGGGGGCCGAGCACAATTGTACGATGTGCGGCAAATTCTGCGCGCTGGCCAACGCGAACCGGCATTTTATGTAA